In Nitrospira sp. MA-1, one genomic interval encodes:
- a CDS encoding ATP-binding protein, which produces MSNRLEPTLAAKQQSTLQKILTSVVNEVGMEAVLVAIMTHDGGPLVEQVSRGFSPREVRAILRALSMEDLKSVAVRNGGGGELESVLRVRMVTPGSKVALVLPLKFGGRVYGTLVLARRENSALTKREKTTLSTNVSHISTELKKAGLFGSSLILSKPFVGNEPVSLAVEEGHATVARTYSTAEVQERIGSILTEDVEGGLSFDRGWVSIYDPLAATLEVLGVFGTQKRDVTPGQLLSLDDSASGWSVRHRKPRCDNNLASTQGRFHDYKQLYRDRFASTIVVPFYVRGRVAGTVTLASKTPNNFDQTGSDSKSLDAITTKLVELFEDPSCHLSVMDVAPVQPEKPVLKGQVIVAPPEGGDVRKEERRAALHEVSSFLATEIREPIGFIRAQLEEITTDADLDFDSQTRVESAMRDMIRIETVLNEILDFAKPLELDRKMCRVQDLLDKAFSLVSTDIRVNRIEVIKKVPARLAQVRWDEVKMQHVFLCIFKNAIEAMSPGGHLRVEVMLTRARKPELQIIIANDGVPIPAEFVDKVFEPYFTTKRSGTGLGLATVKKVVEEHQGQISIASEPDKGTTVTILMPAPRPRTPYRPRRPV; this is translated from the coding sequence ATGTCCAATCGTCTTGAACCCACACTAGCAGCCAAGCAACAAAGTACCCTTCAAAAGATTCTGACCTCTGTGGTTAATGAGGTCGGGATGGAAGCGGTCTTAGTTGCGATTATGACTCATGATGGTGGACCATTAGTCGAGCAGGTTTCCCGGGGGTTTTCTCCAAGGGAAGTCCGCGCGATTCTTCGTGCGCTTTCAATGGAGGATTTGAAAAGTGTCGCTGTCCGTAACGGGGGTGGCGGGGAGTTGGAGAGCGTACTCAGAGTTCGCATGGTCACTCCTGGGAGCAAGGTCGCGTTAGTCCTACCGCTAAAGTTTGGGGGCCGGGTATATGGCACGCTGGTGCTGGCCAGGAGAGAAAACTCCGCACTGACCAAAAGGGAAAAGACGACTCTCTCAACCAATGTCTCGCATATTTCTACAGAATTAAAGAAAGCGGGGCTATTTGGTTCTTCACTGATTTTGAGTAAGCCATTCGTGGGTAATGAACCTGTGTCATTGGCTGTGGAAGAGGGTCATGCCACGGTGGCTCGAACCTATTCAACTGCGGAGGTTCAAGAGCGGATAGGGAGTATTTTGACAGAAGACGTGGAGGGGGGCCTGTCTTTTGATCGTGGGTGGGTCAGCATTTATGACCCTCTTGCCGCGACGCTGGAAGTGTTGGGTGTATTCGGAACCCAGAAACGGGATGTGACCCCGGGGCAGCTTCTCTCTCTAGATGATTCGGCGTCCGGGTGGTCTGTTCGCCATCGAAAGCCTCGCTGTGACAATAATCTGGCTTCGACCCAAGGGCGGTTTCATGACTATAAGCAGCTGTATCGTGATCGCTTCGCGTCGACAATCGTCGTTCCTTTTTACGTCAGGGGACGAGTGGCGGGTACCGTCACGTTAGCGTCAAAAACTCCTAATAATTTTGATCAAACTGGGAGCGATTCCAAAAGTCTCGATGCCATTACGACCAAATTGGTGGAATTGTTTGAAGACCCATCGTGTCACCTTTCCGTCATGGATGTTGCCCCGGTTCAACCGGAAAAACCTGTACTCAAGGGGCAGGTGATTGTTGCTCCACCGGAGGGAGGGGATGTGCGTAAGGAAGAGCGACGTGCCGCACTGCATGAAGTGAGTTCGTTTTTGGCCACAGAAATTCGTGAACCTATCGGGTTTATCAGGGCTCAACTAGAAGAAATTACGACTGACGCCGACCTAGATTTCGATTCGCAAACCCGGGTGGAAAGTGCCATGCGGGATATGATTCGTATTGAAACCGTGTTGAATGAAATTCTAGATTTTGCCAAACCCTTGGAACTTGACCGAAAGATGTGCCGGGTTCAGGATCTATTGGATAAGGCTTTTTCATTGGTGTCGACGGACATTCGTGTAAATCGCATTGAGGTTATCAAAAAGGTGCCGGCTCGGTTGGCCCAAGTCCGGTGGGATGAAGTGAAAATGCAACATGTATTCCTGTGTATTTTCAAAAATGCCATTGAAGCCATGTCTCCGGGAGGTCATTTACGGGTGGAAGTCATGCTCACCCGGGCTCGAAAACCGGAACTTCAGATAATTATTGCCAATGATGGAGTGCCCATTCCAGCCGAGTTTGTGGATAAGGTGTTTGAACCCTATTTCACCACAAAGCGATCAGGGACCGGGTTGGGTTTGGCAACCGTGAAAAAAGTCGTTGAAGAGCACCAGGGGCAGATTAGTATCGCTAGTGAGCCGGATAAGGGAACGACCGTCACTATTCTCATGCCAGCCCCACGACCGAGAACTCCGTATCGGCCTCGCCGTCCGGTTTAA